A single genomic interval of Lathyrus oleraceus cultivar Zhongwan6 chromosome 7, CAAS_Psat_ZW6_1.0, whole genome shotgun sequence harbors:
- the LOC127103231 gene encoding uncharacterized protein LOC127103231, producing MAEQEQESARVRAELDEIKGDMSQMREMLQALTFRFEIPQATVISETTGPAVEVPPQRTLPLTLPLYGLPYDFVPRAEVVHDMGQSVQQVVPLPVYTDARPVIHTVVPPAAYARHIPHYEDQKHMYQTVDSTVAGDEVRLEDFREVKENMQLLEKKFRDLEGDHVFGSAAKEMCLVSGLVIPAKFKTLDFDKYKGHTCPKSHLIMYYRKMAAHVEDDKLMIHCFQDSLSGAPSKWYLSLDQNRISCFQDLSDAFIKHYKYNMDMAPDRRQLQSMFQHDKESFKEYAQRWRELASQVEPPLAEKELAELFIDTVQPQFYEKMVGSASLGFSELVAIGARVEYGVRNGKLAAVAGTSSANPKKFSGGFPRKKEGETNVVTVGQGRAPPRRRP from the coding sequence ATGGCTGAACAAGAACAAGAGAGCGCCCGAGTTAGAGCCGAACTAGACGAAATCAAGGGAGACATGTCTCAGATGCGAGAGATGCTGCAAGCTTTGACCTTCAGGTTTGAGATTCCGCAAGCGACTGTGATTTCAGAGACCACAGGCCCAGCAGTGGAAGTCCCACCTCAGAGGACGTTACCCTTAACCCTTCCTCTGTATGGGCTACCTTATGACTTCGTCCCCCGAGCGGAGGTGGTGCACGACATGGGGCAATCTGTCCAACAAGTCGTGCCATTACCGGTTTACACTGACGCACGTCCAGTCATCCATACTGTGGTTCCACCAGCTGCCTATGCTAGGCATATTCCTCATTATGAAGATCAAAAACACATGTATCAGACTGTCGACTCAACCGTTGCTGGTGACGAAGTAAGGCTTGAGGATTTCAGAGAAGTAAAGGAGAACATGCAGCTCCTTGAGAAGAAATTCCGAGATCTAGAAGGAGACCACGTCTTTGGATCTGCTGCCAAAGAAATGTGCCTTGTATCCGGGTTGGTGATTCCAGCAAAATTCAAAACTCTGGACTTCGACAAATACAAGGGGCATACTTGTCCAAAAagccatctcatcatgtattacCGCAAAATGGCTGCACACGTGGAGGACGACAAGCTAATGATCCACTGTTTTCAGGACAGCTTAAGTGGGGCTCCTTCCAAATGGTATCTAAGTCTGGATCAGAATAGGATCAGCTGTTTCCAAGACCTGTCAGACGCGTTCATAAAACattacaaatataatatggacatggcgcccGACAGAAGACAGTTGCAGAGCATGTTCCAGCATGACAAAGAGTccttcaaagaatatgctcagagatggagggagctgGCTTCTCAAGTTGAACCACCTCTTGCTGAGAAAGAATTGGCCGAACTGTTTATCGACACTGTCCAGCCTCAATTCtatgagaagatggttggaagtgCTTCCTTGGGATTCTCAGAGCTTGTGGCTATAGGAGCTCGCGTGGAATATGGTGTAAGGAATGGCAAACTGGCGGCTGTAGCTGGAACTTCAAGTGCTAATCCAAAGAAGTTCTCTGGAGGGTTTcctagaaagaaggaaggggaaacaaATGTTGTGACTGTTGGACAGGGAAGGGCTCCTCCAAGAAGGAGACCATAA